A genomic region of Ictidomys tridecemlineatus isolate mIctTri1 chromosome 10, mIctTri1.hap1, whole genome shotgun sequence contains the following coding sequences:
- the LOC101978171 gene encoding aldo-keto reductase family 1 member C1 isoform X1: MDHKHQCVALNDGHFIPVLGFGTTVPDKVPKSEVIKATKLAIEAGFRHIDSAYVYQVEEEVGLAIRSKIEDGTVKREDIFYTSKLWSTFHKPDLVRPSLEQSLKKLQLDYVDLFLIHFPLPLQSGMSLLPKDEQGKAISEAVNLCDTWEAMEKCKDAGLTKSIGVSNFNCQHLEMILNKPGLKYKPVCNQVECHPFLNQRKLLDFCKSNDIVLVAYGALGSPRDRWTDQNTPVLLDDPVLGALAKKHNRTPALIALRYQLQRGVVVLVKSFNEKRIKENMQVFEFQLTPEDMKILDNLNRNVRYYPVVDVFYGHPNYPHFDEC, encoded by the exons ATGGATCACAAACATCAGTGTGTGGCACTAAATGATGGACATTTCATTCCTGTACTAGGATTTGGTACCACTGTACCTGATAAG GTTCCTAAGAGTGAGGTAATAAAGGCCACCAAATTAGCAATAGAAGCTGGGTTCCGCCATATTGATTCTGCTTATGTATACCAAGTAGAAGAGGAGGTTGGACTGGCCATTAGAAGCAAGATTGAAGATGGCACTGTGAAGAGAGAAGACATATTCTACACTTCAAAG cTTTGGTCCACTTTTCATAAGCCAGATTTAGTCCGACCATCCTTGGAACAGTCACTGAAAAAACTTCAGCTGGACTATGTTGACCTCTTTCTCATCCATTTCCCTCTACCTTTGCAG TCTGGGATGTCATTATTACCCAAAGATGAACAAGGAAAAGCAATATCTGAAGCAGTGAATCTCTGTGACACATGGGAG GCCATGGAGAAGTGTAAGGATGCAGGGTTGACAAAGTCCATTGGGGTGTCTAATTTTAACTGCCAGCATCTGGAGATGATCCTGAACAAACCAGGGCTCAAATACAAGCCTGTCTGCAACCAG GTAGAATGTCATCCTTTTCTCAACCAGAGAAAACTGCTGGACTTCTGCAAATCAAATGACATTGTTTTGGTTGCTTATGGTGCTTTGGGAAGTCCCCGAGACAGATG GACTGACCAGAACACCCCTGTTCTTTTGGATGATCCAGTTCTTGGTGCCTTGGCAAAAAAGCACAACCGAACTCCAGCCTTGATTGCCCTCCGCTATCAGCTGCAGCGTGGGGTTGTGGTCCTGGTCAAGAGTTTCAATGAGAAGAGGATCAAAGAGAACATGCAG GTTTTTGAATTTCAATTGACTCCAGAAGACATGAAAATCTTAGATAACCTCAATAGGAATGTTCGATACTACCCTGTTGTGGATGT aTTTTATGGACATCCCAATTATCCACATTTTGATGAATGCTGA
- the LOC101978171 gene encoding aldo-keto reductase family 1 member C1 isoform X3 translates to MDHKHQCVALNDGHFIPVLGFGTTVPDKVPKSEVIKATKLAIEAGFRHIDSAYVYQVEEEVGLAIRSKIEDGTVKREDIFYTSKLWSTFHKPDLVRPSLEQSLKKLQLDYVDLFLIHFPLPLQSGMSLLPKDEQGKAISEAVNLCDTWEVECHPFLNQRKLLDFCKSNDIVLVAYGALGSPRDRWTDQNTPVLLDDPVLGALAKKHNRTPALIALRYQLQRGVVVLVKSFNEKRIKENMQVFEFQLTPEDMKILDNLNRNVRYYPVVDVFYGHPNYPHFDEC, encoded by the exons ATGGATCACAAACATCAGTGTGTGGCACTAAATGATGGACATTTCATTCCTGTACTAGGATTTGGTACCACTGTACCTGATAAG GTTCCTAAGAGTGAGGTAATAAAGGCCACCAAATTAGCAATAGAAGCTGGGTTCCGCCATATTGATTCTGCTTATGTATACCAAGTAGAAGAGGAGGTTGGACTGGCCATTAGAAGCAAGATTGAAGATGGCACTGTGAAGAGAGAAGACATATTCTACACTTCAAAG cTTTGGTCCACTTTTCATAAGCCAGATTTAGTCCGACCATCCTTGGAACAGTCACTGAAAAAACTTCAGCTGGACTATGTTGACCTCTTTCTCATCCATTTCCCTCTACCTTTGCAG TCTGGGATGTCATTATTACCCAAAGATGAACAAGGAAAAGCAATATCTGAAGCAGTGAATCTCTGTGACACATGGGAG GTAGAATGTCATCCTTTTCTCAACCAGAGAAAACTGCTGGACTTCTGCAAATCAAATGACATTGTTTTGGTTGCTTATGGTGCTTTGGGAAGTCCCCGAGACAGATG GACTGACCAGAACACCCCTGTTCTTTTGGATGATCCAGTTCTTGGTGCCTTGGCAAAAAAGCACAACCGAACTCCAGCCTTGATTGCCCTCCGCTATCAGCTGCAGCGTGGGGTTGTGGTCCTGGTCAAGAGTTTCAATGAGAAGAGGATCAAAGAGAACATGCAG GTTTTTGAATTTCAATTGACTCCAGAAGACATGAAAATCTTAGATAACCTCAATAGGAATGTTCGATACTACCCTGTTGTGGATGT aTTTTATGGACATCCCAATTATCCACATTTTGATGAATGCTGA
- the LOC101978171 gene encoding aldo-keto reductase family 1 member C1 isoform X2 → MDHKHQCVALNDGHFIPVLGFGTTVPDKVPKSEVIKATKLAIEAGFRHIDSAYVYQVEEEVGLAIRSKIEDGTVKREDIFYTSKLWSTFHKPDLVRPSLEQSLKKLQLDYVDLFLIHFPLPLQSGMSLLPKDEQGKAISEAVNLCDTWEAMEKCKDAGLTKSIGVSNFNCQHLEMILNKPGLKYKPVCNQVECHPFLNQRKLLDFCKSNDIVLVAYGALGSPRDRWTDQNTPVLLDDPVLGALAKKHNRTPALIALRYQLQRGVVVLVKSFNEKRIKENMQILWTSQLSTF, encoded by the exons ATGGATCACAAACATCAGTGTGTGGCACTAAATGATGGACATTTCATTCCTGTACTAGGATTTGGTACCACTGTACCTGATAAG GTTCCTAAGAGTGAGGTAATAAAGGCCACCAAATTAGCAATAGAAGCTGGGTTCCGCCATATTGATTCTGCTTATGTATACCAAGTAGAAGAGGAGGTTGGACTGGCCATTAGAAGCAAGATTGAAGATGGCACTGTGAAGAGAGAAGACATATTCTACACTTCAAAG cTTTGGTCCACTTTTCATAAGCCAGATTTAGTCCGACCATCCTTGGAACAGTCACTGAAAAAACTTCAGCTGGACTATGTTGACCTCTTTCTCATCCATTTCCCTCTACCTTTGCAG TCTGGGATGTCATTATTACCCAAAGATGAACAAGGAAAAGCAATATCTGAAGCAGTGAATCTCTGTGACACATGGGAG GCCATGGAGAAGTGTAAGGATGCAGGGTTGACAAAGTCCATTGGGGTGTCTAATTTTAACTGCCAGCATCTGGAGATGATCCTGAACAAACCAGGGCTCAAATACAAGCCTGTCTGCAACCAG GTAGAATGTCATCCTTTTCTCAACCAGAGAAAACTGCTGGACTTCTGCAAATCAAATGACATTGTTTTGGTTGCTTATGGTGCTTTGGGAAGTCCCCGAGACAGATG GACTGACCAGAACACCCCTGTTCTTTTGGATGATCCAGTTCTTGGTGCCTTGGCAAAAAAGCACAACCGAACTCCAGCCTTGATTGCCCTCCGCTATCAGCTGCAGCGTGGGGTTGTGGTCCTGGTCAAGAGTTTCAATGAGAAGAGGATCAAAGAGAACATGCAG aTTTTATGGACATCCCAATTATCCACATTTTGA